A single region of the Hyphomicrobiales bacterium genome encodes:
- a CDS encoding D-alanyl-D-alanine carboxypeptidase produces the protein MVWGCVAAKRHRPVALAGVIGIVASLSILTASPAEARKKRAAPAYSPPYAAMVVDAKTGRTLFAKNEDEPRIPASITKVMTLYLLFEQLDQRRISLSTPLQVSAKAAAQPPTKLGVRPGTTIKVDDAIKAMVTLSANDVSMVVAENLGGSESQFARMMTAKARALGMSRSTFHNPHGLPNSPPNITTARDLIVLGRAIQERFPQYYAYFETRSFQYGSRTIRSHNRLLDRIDGVDGIKTGYTRASGFNLLTSAKSGGREVVASVLGGRSAASRDNIMADLITSNLPQAYAGARQSSALAFASATETRDTAKPVAVASAAQDALEETTSSITPSSRQPKAINLANIRPVVASASGSTATPSQSMQWNRGAAATAMAPPAPRPEAPAAKAQAVKAPATTTVAKVEPKAEPRDDEAASKVTRVSGWVIQLGATADADKANDILNQAKSKSRSTLAKASPFTEKITKGGTTLYRARFSGFDTDSAQAACKMLKKQGFSCFATRG, from the coding sequence ATGGTCTGGGGTTGCGTAGCGGCCAAACGTCACCGCCCTGTCGCGCTTGCCGGCGTCATCGGCATCGTTGCGTCACTGTCAATTCTGACGGCTTCGCCCGCCGAAGCGCGCAAGAAGAGGGCCGCGCCGGCCTATAGCCCCCCCTACGCGGCGATGGTGGTCGATGCCAAGACCGGCCGCACCCTGTTCGCGAAGAACGAGGACGAGCCGCGTATCCCGGCCTCGATCACGAAAGTGATGACCCTCTATCTCCTCTTCGAACAGCTGGATCAGCGCCGCATCAGCCTCAGCACGCCGCTCCAGGTTTCGGCCAAGGCGGCAGCGCAGCCCCCGACGAAACTCGGTGTCCGGCCCGGCACCACCATCAAGGTGGATGATGCCATCAAGGCGATGGTGACGCTGTCGGCCAACGATGTATCCATGGTGGTCGCTGAGAATCTGGGCGGCTCGGAAAGCCAGTTCGCGCGGATGATGACCGCAAAGGCGCGTGCGCTGGGCATGAGCCGCAGCACCTTCCACAACCCCCATGGCCTGCCGAACTCTCCGCCGAACATCACCACCGCGCGTGATCTCATTGTGCTCGGGCGTGCGATCCAGGAGCGTTTCCCGCAGTACTACGCCTATTTCGAGACCCGCTCGTTTCAGTATGGCAGCCGCACGATCCGCAGCCACAACCGGCTTCTGGACCGCATCGACGGCGTCGACGGCATCAAGACGGGCTACACCCGCGCTTCAGGCTTCAACCTGCTGACCTCGGCCAAATCAGGCGGCCGCGAGGTCGTCGCGTCGGTACTCGGCGGCCGCTCGGCTGCGTCGCGCGACAACATCATGGCGGACCTCATCACGAGTAATCTGCCGCAGGCCTACGCCGGCGCCCGCCAGTCTTCGGCTCTCGCCTTCGCTTCGGCCACGGAAACCCGTGATACGGCGAAGCCCGTCGCGGTCGCCTCCGCCGCCCAGGACGCGCTTGAGGAGACAACGAGTTCCATTACGCCGTCGTCTCGTCAGCCCAAGGCCATAAACCTCGCCAACATCCGGCCTGTCGTTGCGTCCGCTTCGGGCTCGACCGCCACACCGTCCCAGAGCATGCAGTGGAACCGCGGCGCCGCCGCTACCGCCATGGCCCCGCCAGCACCGCGCCCCGAGGCGCCTGCCGCCAAGGCCCAGGCAGTCAAGGCACCGGCGACGACCACTGTCGCGAAAGTCGAACCGAAGGCCGAGCCGCGCGACGACGAAGCTGCCTCCAAGGTCACGCGTGTCAGCGGCTGGGTGATCCAGCTCGGCGCGACCGCCGACGCCGACAAGGCCAACGACATTCTGAACCAGGCCAAGTCCAAGTCCCGCAGCACGCTCGCGAAGGCCTCGCCCTTCACCGAGAAGATCACGAAGGGCGGCACCACACTTTATCGCGCCCGCTTCTCCGGCTTCGACACCGACAGCGCCCAGGCAGCCTGCAAGATGCTGAAGAAGCAGGGCTTCTCCTGCTTCGCCACCCGCGGATGA
- a CDS encoding DnaJ-like protein has product MIFLAAGCLTLVFFWWLGRNYAKADPKKLANLLRRGGGIAALGVAALLLLRGRFDMAIPLAGLGWWMVNGGAFYLPGNLGSYWPGGQRGGAKPQPGRRSSVRSVTVAMELDHDTGDLTGQVVSGPHAGRDLGSFAKEELVSLRDTTLGTDPEGARLLEAYLDRRFPSWREHAQADLHARGGGGDRTMTQEEALQILGLTAGAGESEIRGAHRALMKKLHPDQGGSTYLASRVNQAKDVLLNRHN; this is encoded by the coding sequence ATGATTTTTCTGGCCGCGGGATGTCTTACGCTTGTGTTTTTCTGGTGGCTCGGCCGGAACTACGCGAAGGCGGATCCCAAGAAGCTCGCCAACCTGCTGCGGCGCGGAGGCGGTATCGCCGCTCTGGGTGTTGCGGCTCTCCTGCTGCTGCGTGGCCGTTTCGACATGGCCATTCCGCTGGCTGGGCTAGGCTGGTGGATGGTGAACGGCGGCGCGTTCTATCTTCCCGGTAATCTCGGATCGTACTGGCCGGGCGGGCAGCGCGGAGGTGCCAAGCCGCAGCCCGGGAGACGCTCTTCTGTCCGATCCGTCACGGTGGCGATGGAGCTCGACCATGATACGGGCGATCTCACCGGACAGGTGGTCAGCGGCCCCCATGCAGGACGCGACCTGGGCAGTTTCGCGAAGGAGGAACTGGTTTCGCTGCGCGACACGACACTAGGTACGGACCCCGAAGGCGCGCGGTTGCTAGAGGCTTATCTGGATCGCCGATTTCCCAGCTGGCGTGAACACGCTCAGGCGGACCTTCACGCGCGGGGCGGCGGCGGAGATCGCACGATGACGCAGGAAGAGGCGCTTCAGATACTGGGTCTTACTGCCGGCGCGGGCGAGAGCGAGATCCGCGGCGCGCACCGGGCCCTGATGAAGAAACTGCATCCCGACCAAGGGGGCTCGACGTATCTCGCGTCCCGGGTGAACCAAGCCAAGGATGTCCTGCTGAACCGTCATAACTAG